In Arachis stenosperma cultivar V10309 chromosome 1, arast.V10309.gnm1.PFL2, whole genome shotgun sequence, one DNA window encodes the following:
- the LOC130984778 gene encoding LOW QUALITY PROTEIN: uncharacterized protein LOC130984778 (The sequence of the model RefSeq protein was modified relative to this genomic sequence to represent the inferred CDS: inserted 2 bases in 1 codon), which produces PKLQGWSFWSLSRVGGGKTVKAKIKSVKSKDEGESLKFTHKNLIDKICTDSADAKIPAVLEYLGTFIEAGFKFLIFAHHQPMIDAIHECLLGKKVGCIRIDGGRPAASRQQLVTDFREEDSIKVAVPSINAGGVGLTLTAASXVIFAELSWTPGYLFQAEDRAHRIGKVSPVNIYYLLANDTVDDIIWDVVQFKLDNLGLVHLYIVLELSYVTYDVRWP; this is translated from the exons TTGGAGGTGGTAAAACCGTAAAAGCCAAAATTAAGTCTGTCAAATCAAAAGATGAGGGTGAATCTCTTAAGTTTACTCATAAGAATCTGATTGACAAG ATATGTACTGATTCTGCAGATGCCAAGATTCCTGCTGTTCTTGAATATCTTGGAACTTTCATTGAG GCAGGTTTTAAGTTTCTTATATTTGCGCACCATCAGCCAATGATAGATGCGATACATGAGTGCCTTCTT GGGAAAAAAGTGGGTTGCATCCGGATTGATGGAGGTAGACCTGCTGCATCAAGGCAACAATTGGTTACAGATTTCCGGGAAGAGGACTCTATCAAGGTAGCTGTG CCATCCATTAATGCTGGAGGAGTTGGATTAACTTTAACTGCTGCAAG AGTTATATTTGCAGAACTATCTTGGACTCCTGGTTACCTATTTCAGGCCGAAGATCGTGCTCATAGAATTGGCAAG GTCTCTCCGGTAAATATATATTACTTGCTGGCAAATGATACGGTTGATGACATCATATG GGATGTGGTGCAATTCAAACTGGATAATTTGGGGCTGGTACATCTCTACATCGTCTTGGAACTATCATATGTAACATATG ATGTTAGATGGCCATGA